The proteins below are encoded in one region of Thermothelomyces thermophilus ATCC 42464 chromosome 1, complete sequence:
- a CDS encoding serine protease, producing the protein MRGLVAFSLAACVSAAPSFKTETINGEHAPILSSSNAEVVPNSYIIKFKKHVDESSASAHHAWIQDIHTSREKVRQDLKKRGQVPLLDDVFHGLKHTYKIGQEFLGYSGHFDDETIEQVRRHPDVEYIERDSIVHTMRVTEETCDGELEKAAPWGLARISHRDTLGFSTFNKYLYAAEGGEGVDAYVIDTGTNIEHVDFEGRAKWGKTIPAGDADVDGNGHGTHCSGTIAGKKYGVAKKANVYAVKVLRSNGSGTMADVVAGVEWAAKSHLEQVQAAKDGKRKGFKGSVANMSLGGGKTRALDDTVNAAVSVGIHFAVAAGNDNADACNYSPAAAEKAVTVGASAIDDSRAYFSNYGKCTDIFAPGLSILSTWIGSKYATNTISGTSMASPHIAGLLAYYLSLQPATDSEYSVAPITPEKMKSNLLKIATQDALTDIPDETPNLLAWNGGGCNNYTAIVEAGGYKAKKKTTTDKVDIGASVSELEKLIEHDFEVISGKVVKGVSSFADKAEKFSEKIHELVDEELKEFLEDIAA; encoded by the exons ATGAGAGGCCTCGTCGCATTCTCGCTCGCAGCCTGCGTTTCGGCAGCGCCGAGCTTCAAGACCGAGACCATCAACGGCGAGCATGCCCCCATTCTCTCCTCGTCGAATGCCGAGGTCGTCCCCAACTCGTATATCATCAAGTTCAAGAAGCATGTGGATGAGAGCTCGGCCTCCGCCCACCATGCCTGGATCCAAGACATCCATACCTCGCGCGAGAAAGTTCGTCAAGACTTGAAGAAGCGCGGCCAGGTGCCGCTGCTTGACGACGTCTTCCATGGCCTCAAGCACACCTACAAGATTGGCCAAGAGTTCCTTGGCTACTCTGGCCATTTTGATGACGAAACCATCGAGCAAGTCCGGAGGCACCCCGAT GTGGAGTACATTGAGCGCGACAGCATTGTCCACACGATGCGTGTCACCGAGGAAACATGCGATGGCGAGCTTGAGAAGGCCGCTCCTTGGGGCTTGGCCCGTATCTCGCACCGAGATACGCTCGGCTTCTCGACGTTCAACAAGTATCTGTATGCCGCCGAGGGCGGTGAGGGCGTTGACGCGTACGTCATCGACACCGGTACCAACATTGAGCACGTCGACTTCGAGGGTCGCGCCAAATGGGGCAAGACCATCCCCGCAGGCGATGCTGATGTTGACGGCAACGGCCACGGAACCCACTGCTCCGGCACCATCGCTGGCAAGAAGTACGGCGTCGCCAAGAAGGCGAATGTCTATGCCGTCAAGGTTCTGCGCTCCAACGGCTCCGGCACCATGGCTGATGTCGTTGCCGGTGTCGAATGGGCTGCCAAGTCCCATCTGGAGCAGGTGCAGGCTGCCAAGGATGGCAAGCGCAAGGGCTTCAAGGGTTCCGTCGCCAACATGTCGCTTGGAGGCGGCAAGACCAGGGCCCTCGATGACACTGTGAACGCTgctgtctctgtcggtatccacttcgccgtcgccgccggcaaCGACAACGCCGATGCCTGCAACTACTCGCCTGCTGCGGCCGAGAAGGCTGTCACGGTTGGTGCCTCGGCTATTGACGACAGCCGTGCCTACTTCTCCAACTACGGCAAGTGCACCGACATCTTCGCCCCCGGCCTGAGCATCCTCTCCACCTGGATCGGCAGCAAGTATGCCACCAACACCATCTCTGGCACCTCGATGGCCTCCCCCCATATTGCTGGTCTGCTGGCCTACTATCTCTCGCTCCAGCCCGCCACCGATTCGGAGTACTCGGTCGCTCCCATCACCCCTGAGAAGATGAAGTCGAACTTGCTCAAGATCGCCACCCAGGATGCCCTTACTGACATCCCCGACGAGACGCCCAATCTGCTCGCCTGGAACGGCGGTGGCTGCAACAACTATACCGCCATCGTCGAGGCTGGCGGCTACaaggccaagaagaagacCACGACTGACAAGGTTGACATTGGCGCCTCGGTCTCTGAGCTTGAGAAGCTTATCGAGCACGATTTTGAGGTCATCTCTGGCAAGGTTGTCAAGGGCGTCTCGTCGTTTGCGGACAAGGCCGAGAAGTTCTCTGAGAAGATTCACGAGCTGGTCGATGAGGAACTCAAGGAGTTTCTTGAGGACATCGCTGCCTAA